Proteins from a single region of Ziziphus jujuba cultivar Dongzao chromosome 1, ASM3175591v1:
- the LOC107430483 gene encoding double-strand break repair protein MRE11 isoform X4 has translation MDSMDNLSAVDILSACNLLNYFGKMVLGGTGVGQITLCPILIRKGSTSVALYGLGNIRDERLNRMFQTPHAVQWIRPEAREGCQVSDWFNILVLHQNRVKTNPKNAINEHFLPRFLDFIVWGHEHECLVDPQEVPGMGFHISQPGSSVATSLIDGESKPKHVLLLEIKGNQYRPTKIPLTSVRPFEYTEIVLKDEPDVDPNDQNSILEHLDKVVRNLIEKSDKKAVNRSEVKLPLVRIKVDYSGFMTINPQRFGQKYVGKVANPQDILIFSKASRKGRSEAKFDDSERLRPEELNQQNIEALIAENNLKMEILPVNDLGIALHNFVNKDDKMAFYSCVQYNLEETQNKIAKDSDTLKFEEKDLILKVGECLEERVKERSTCSRDSVLFTSTSQSLEDLRKKSTSGIGNAISFSDDEDTTQISGSKSTARGRKGSSRSSVGTSELDTGKTSTRGRGRGRGRGRASSISLKQTTLDAALGFRQSQRSASAAANAALRSVAEDGDNVDSPSSEEAERLGINEADDSSENDESILGKGSKRAAPRGRGKGSTQSSKRGRKSDNTAFHQMFMNKDDDDDDDDNVAKRLKKSQPRVTRNYGSLRR, from the exons ATGGATAGTATG GATAACCTTTCTGCTGTTGATATTCTTTCGGCATGCAATCTTTTAAATTACTTTGGTAAAATGGTTCTTGGGGGCACTGGTGTTGGTCAGATCACTCTCTGCCCTATTCTTATCAGGAAG GGTTCAACATCTGTTGCTCTTTATGGTCTTGGGAATATTAGAGATGAACGACTCAATAGAATGTTTCAG ACACCTCATGCTGTACAATGGATAAGACCTGAAGCTCGTGAGGGGTGTCAAGTATCGGATTGGTTTAACATTCTGGTGCTTCATCAGAACAG AGTAAAGACAAACCCTAAAAATGCCATAAATGAACACTTCTTGCCACGTTTCCTGGACTTCATTGTATGGGGGCATGAACATGAATGCCTTGTTGACCCTCAG GAAGTTCCTGGGATGGGATTTCACATTTCACAACCTGGTTCTTCAGTTGCTACATCACTAATTGATGGAGAATCAAAGCCAAAACATGTGCTTCTCTTGGAAATTAAG GGGAATCAGTATCGTCCAACCAAGATACCTTTGACATCAGTGAGGCCTTTCGAGTATACAGAG ATTGTATTAAAGGATGAACCTGATGTTGATCCCAATGATCAAAACTCAATTCTTGAACACCTGGACAAAGTG GTGAGAAATCTGAtagaaaaatcagataaaaaggCTGTTAACAGATCAGAGGTTAAACTTCCATTAGTCCGAATAAAG GTCGACTATTCTGGTTTTATGACTATTAATCCGCAAAGGTTTGGACAGAAGTATGTGGGAAAG GTTGCAAACCCTCAAGACATCCTTATATTTTCAAAGGCTTCAAGAAAGGGTCGATCTGAAG CTAAATTTGATGATTCTGAGCGGCTTCGCCCTGAAGAACTTAATCAGCAAAACATAGAGGCTTTAATTGCCGAAAATAATTTG AAAATGGAGATTCTTCCTGTCAATGATCTGGGTATCGCATTGCACAATTTTGTTAATAAGGATGATAAAATGGCTTTTTATTCTTGTGTGCAATACAATCTCGAGGAAACACAG aacaaaattgccaaggattCTGATACTTTGAAATTTGAAGAGAAAGATCTGATTCTTAAAGTTGGAGAATGCTTGGAG GAAAGGGTCAAGGAAAGGTCCACATGCTCCAGGGATAGCGTACTATTCACTTCCACTTCTCAGTCCTTAGAG gatttaagaaaaaaaagtactaGTGGAATTGGAAATGCAATTTCCTTCAGCGATGATGAAGATACAACACAGATATCTGGCTCAAAGTCTACTGCTAGAGGCAGGAAGGGGTCATCCAGGTCATCTGTTGGTACTTCAGAACTAGATACAGGTAAAACATCAACAAGAGGAAGAGGCAGGGGCAGGGGAAGGGGCAGGGCTTCCAGCATTAGCTTAAAGCAGACAACTCTGGATGCAGCTCTGGGGTTTCGCCAATCTCAGAG ATCTGCATCTGCTGCTGCAAATGCTGCACTTCGAAGTGTTGCAGAGGATGGGGATAATGTGGATTCTCCTTCAAGTGAAGAGGCAGAGAGACTTGGGATTAATGAGGCTGATGACAGTTCG GAAAATGATGAAAGTATCCTAGGGAAAGGAAGCAAAAGGGCTGCTCCTAGGGGCAGAGGTAAAGGTTCGACACAATCCTCTAAACGGGGGAGAAAATCAGATAACACTGCATTTCATCAAATGTTTATGAACAAAGATGacgatgacgatgatgatgacaaTGTGGCTAAGAGATTAAAAAAGTCTCAACCACGG GTTACAAGAAACTATGGCTCTCTGAGAAGGTAA
- the LOC107430483 gene encoding double-strand break repair protein MRE11 isoform X2, with product MIRSRHLKRFAQLQSRRRFGHVNYEDPHFNVGLPVFSIHGNHDDPAGVDNLSAVDILSACNLLNYFGKMVLGGTGVGQITLCPILIRKGSTSVALYGLGNIRDERLNRMFQTPHAVQWIRPEAREGCQVSDWFNILVLHQNRVKTNPKNAINEHFLPRFLDFIVWGHEHECLVDPQEVPGMGFHISQPGSSVATSLIDGESKPKHVLLLEIKGNQYRPTKIPLTSVRPFEYTEIVLKDEPDVDPNDQNSILEHLDKVVRNLIEKSDKKAVNRSEVKLPLVRIKVDYSGFMTINPQRFGQKYVGKVANPQDILIFSKASRKGRSEAKFDDSERLRPEELNQQNIEALIAENNLKMEILPVNDLGIALHNFVNKDDKMAFYSCVQYNLEETQNKIAKDSDTLKFEEKDLILKVGECLEERVKERSTCSRDSVLFTSTSQSLEDLRKKSTSGIGNAISFSDDEDTTQISGSKSTARGRKGSSRSSVGTSELDTGKTSTRGRGRGRGRGRASSISLKQTTLDAALGFRQSQRSASAAANAALRSVAEDGDNVDSPSSEEAERLGINEADDSSENDESILGKGSKRAAPRGRGKGSTQSSKRGRKSDNTAFHQMFMNKDDDDDDDDNVAKRLKKSQPRVTRNYGSLRR from the exons ATGATTCGTTCCAGGCATTTGAAGAGATTTGCTCAATTGCAGAGCAGAAGGAG ATTTGGTCATGTTAATTATGAGGATCCACACTTTAATGTTGGATTGCCAGTATTCAGTATTCATGGAAACCATGATGATCCTGCTGGAGTG GATAACCTTTCTGCTGTTGATATTCTTTCGGCATGCAATCTTTTAAATTACTTTGGTAAAATGGTTCTTGGGGGCACTGGTGTTGGTCAGATCACTCTCTGCCCTATTCTTATCAGGAAG GGTTCAACATCTGTTGCTCTTTATGGTCTTGGGAATATTAGAGATGAACGACTCAATAGAATGTTTCAG ACACCTCATGCTGTACAATGGATAAGACCTGAAGCTCGTGAGGGGTGTCAAGTATCGGATTGGTTTAACATTCTGGTGCTTCATCAGAACAG AGTAAAGACAAACCCTAAAAATGCCATAAATGAACACTTCTTGCCACGTTTCCTGGACTTCATTGTATGGGGGCATGAACATGAATGCCTTGTTGACCCTCAG GAAGTTCCTGGGATGGGATTTCACATTTCACAACCTGGTTCTTCAGTTGCTACATCACTAATTGATGGAGAATCAAAGCCAAAACATGTGCTTCTCTTGGAAATTAAG GGGAATCAGTATCGTCCAACCAAGATACCTTTGACATCAGTGAGGCCTTTCGAGTATACAGAG ATTGTATTAAAGGATGAACCTGATGTTGATCCCAATGATCAAAACTCAATTCTTGAACACCTGGACAAAGTG GTGAGAAATCTGAtagaaaaatcagataaaaaggCTGTTAACAGATCAGAGGTTAAACTTCCATTAGTCCGAATAAAG GTCGACTATTCTGGTTTTATGACTATTAATCCGCAAAGGTTTGGACAGAAGTATGTGGGAAAG GTTGCAAACCCTCAAGACATCCTTATATTTTCAAAGGCTTCAAGAAAGGGTCGATCTGAAG CTAAATTTGATGATTCTGAGCGGCTTCGCCCTGAAGAACTTAATCAGCAAAACATAGAGGCTTTAATTGCCGAAAATAATTTG AAAATGGAGATTCTTCCTGTCAATGATCTGGGTATCGCATTGCACAATTTTGTTAATAAGGATGATAAAATGGCTTTTTATTCTTGTGTGCAATACAATCTCGAGGAAACACAG aacaaaattgccaaggattCTGATACTTTGAAATTTGAAGAGAAAGATCTGATTCTTAAAGTTGGAGAATGCTTGGAG GAAAGGGTCAAGGAAAGGTCCACATGCTCCAGGGATAGCGTACTATTCACTTCCACTTCTCAGTCCTTAGAG gatttaagaaaaaaaagtactaGTGGAATTGGAAATGCAATTTCCTTCAGCGATGATGAAGATACAACACAGATATCTGGCTCAAAGTCTACTGCTAGAGGCAGGAAGGGGTCATCCAGGTCATCTGTTGGTACTTCAGAACTAGATACAGGTAAAACATCAACAAGAGGAAGAGGCAGGGGCAGGGGAAGGGGCAGGGCTTCCAGCATTAGCTTAAAGCAGACAACTCTGGATGCAGCTCTGGGGTTTCGCCAATCTCAGAG ATCTGCATCTGCTGCTGCAAATGCTGCACTTCGAAGTGTTGCAGAGGATGGGGATAATGTGGATTCTCCTTCAAGTGAAGAGGCAGAGAGACTTGGGATTAATGAGGCTGATGACAGTTCG GAAAATGATGAAAGTATCCTAGGGAAAGGAAGCAAAAGGGCTGCTCCTAGGGGCAGAGGTAAAGGTTCGACACAATCCTCTAAACGGGGGAGAAAATCAGATAACACTGCATTTCATCAAATGTTTATGAACAAAGATGacgatgacgatgatgatgacaaTGTGGCTAAGAGATTAAAAAAGTCTCAACCACGG GTTACAAGAAACTATGGCTCTCTGAGAAGGTAA
- the LOC107430483 gene encoding double-strand break repair protein MRE11 isoform X1, with protein MGDLSSEELSNTLRVLVATDCHLGYMEKDEIRRHDSFQAFEEICSIAEQKEVDLLLLGGDLFHENKPSRTTLVKAIEILRRHCLNDRPVQFQVVSDQTVNFANSFGHVNYEDPHFNVGLPVFSIHGNHDDPAGVDNLSAVDILSACNLLNYFGKMVLGGTGVGQITLCPILIRKGSTSVALYGLGNIRDERLNRMFQTPHAVQWIRPEAREGCQVSDWFNILVLHQNRVKTNPKNAINEHFLPRFLDFIVWGHEHECLVDPQEVPGMGFHISQPGSSVATSLIDGESKPKHVLLLEIKGNQYRPTKIPLTSVRPFEYTEIVLKDEPDVDPNDQNSILEHLDKVVRNLIEKSDKKAVNRSEVKLPLVRIKVDYSGFMTINPQRFGQKYVGKVANPQDILIFSKASRKGRSEAKFDDSERLRPEELNQQNIEALIAENNLKMEILPVNDLGIALHNFVNKDDKMAFYSCVQYNLEETQNKIAKDSDTLKFEEKDLILKVGECLEERVKERSTCSRDSVLFTSTSQSLEDLRKKSTSGIGNAISFSDDEDTTQISGSKSTARGRKGSSRSSVGTSELDTGKTSTRGRGRGRGRGRASSISLKQTTLDAALGFRQSQRSASAAANAALRSVAEDGDNVDSPSSEEAERLGINEADDSSENDESILGKGSKRAAPRGRGKGSTQSSKRGRKSDNTAFHQMFMNKDDDDDDDDNVAKRLKKSQPRVTRNYGSLRR; from the exons ATGGGGGACTTGTCGAG CGAGGAGCTTAGCAATACACTTCGAGTACTTGTTGCTACAGATTGTCATCTGGGTTACATGGAGAAAGATGAAATAAGGAGGCATGATTCGTTCCAGGCATTTGAAGAGATTTGCTCAATTGCAGAGCAGAAGGAG GTGGATCTTTTACTTCTTGGTGGTGATCTTTTCCATGAGAATAAGCCCTCAAGGACAACGTTAGTTAAGGCCATTGAGATTCTACGCCGTCATTGTCTGAATGATCGGCCAGTACAGTTCCAAGTTGTTAGTGACCAGACTGTGAATTTTGCGAACtc ATTTGGTCATGTTAATTATGAGGATCCACACTTTAATGTTGGATTGCCAGTATTCAGTATTCATGGAAACCATGATGATCCTGCTGGAGTG GATAACCTTTCTGCTGTTGATATTCTTTCGGCATGCAATCTTTTAAATTACTTTGGTAAAATGGTTCTTGGGGGCACTGGTGTTGGTCAGATCACTCTCTGCCCTATTCTTATCAGGAAG GGTTCAACATCTGTTGCTCTTTATGGTCTTGGGAATATTAGAGATGAACGACTCAATAGAATGTTTCAG ACACCTCATGCTGTACAATGGATAAGACCTGAAGCTCGTGAGGGGTGTCAAGTATCGGATTGGTTTAACATTCTGGTGCTTCATCAGAACAG AGTAAAGACAAACCCTAAAAATGCCATAAATGAACACTTCTTGCCACGTTTCCTGGACTTCATTGTATGGGGGCATGAACATGAATGCCTTGTTGACCCTCAG GAAGTTCCTGGGATGGGATTTCACATTTCACAACCTGGTTCTTCAGTTGCTACATCACTAATTGATGGAGAATCAAAGCCAAAACATGTGCTTCTCTTGGAAATTAAG GGGAATCAGTATCGTCCAACCAAGATACCTTTGACATCAGTGAGGCCTTTCGAGTATACAGAG ATTGTATTAAAGGATGAACCTGATGTTGATCCCAATGATCAAAACTCAATTCTTGAACACCTGGACAAAGTG GTGAGAAATCTGAtagaaaaatcagataaaaaggCTGTTAACAGATCAGAGGTTAAACTTCCATTAGTCCGAATAAAG GTCGACTATTCTGGTTTTATGACTATTAATCCGCAAAGGTTTGGACAGAAGTATGTGGGAAAG GTTGCAAACCCTCAAGACATCCTTATATTTTCAAAGGCTTCAAGAAAGGGTCGATCTGAAG CTAAATTTGATGATTCTGAGCGGCTTCGCCCTGAAGAACTTAATCAGCAAAACATAGAGGCTTTAATTGCCGAAAATAATTTG AAAATGGAGATTCTTCCTGTCAATGATCTGGGTATCGCATTGCACAATTTTGTTAATAAGGATGATAAAATGGCTTTTTATTCTTGTGTGCAATACAATCTCGAGGAAACACAG aacaaaattgccaaggattCTGATACTTTGAAATTTGAAGAGAAAGATCTGATTCTTAAAGTTGGAGAATGCTTGGAG GAAAGGGTCAAGGAAAGGTCCACATGCTCCAGGGATAGCGTACTATTCACTTCCACTTCTCAGTCCTTAGAG gatttaagaaaaaaaagtactaGTGGAATTGGAAATGCAATTTCCTTCAGCGATGATGAAGATACAACACAGATATCTGGCTCAAAGTCTACTGCTAGAGGCAGGAAGGGGTCATCCAGGTCATCTGTTGGTACTTCAGAACTAGATACAGGTAAAACATCAACAAGAGGAAGAGGCAGGGGCAGGGGAAGGGGCAGGGCTTCCAGCATTAGCTTAAAGCAGACAACTCTGGATGCAGCTCTGGGGTTTCGCCAATCTCAGAG ATCTGCATCTGCTGCTGCAAATGCTGCACTTCGAAGTGTTGCAGAGGATGGGGATAATGTGGATTCTCCTTCAAGTGAAGAGGCAGAGAGACTTGGGATTAATGAGGCTGATGACAGTTCG GAAAATGATGAAAGTATCCTAGGGAAAGGAAGCAAAAGGGCTGCTCCTAGGGGCAGAGGTAAAGGTTCGACACAATCCTCTAAACGGGGGAGAAAATCAGATAACACTGCATTTCATCAAATGTTTATGAACAAAGATGacgatgacgatgatgatgacaaTGTGGCTAAGAGATTAAAAAAGTCTCAACCACGG GTTACAAGAAACTATGGCTCTCTGAGAAGGTAA
- the LOC107430483 gene encoding double-strand break repair protein MRE11 isoform X3 produces the protein MIGQYSSKLFGHVNYEDPHFNVGLPVFSIHGNHDDPAGVDNLSAVDILSACNLLNYFGKMVLGGTGVGQITLCPILIRKGSTSVALYGLGNIRDERLNRMFQTPHAVQWIRPEAREGCQVSDWFNILVLHQNRVKTNPKNAINEHFLPRFLDFIVWGHEHECLVDPQEVPGMGFHISQPGSSVATSLIDGESKPKHVLLLEIKGNQYRPTKIPLTSVRPFEYTEIVLKDEPDVDPNDQNSILEHLDKVVRNLIEKSDKKAVNRSEVKLPLVRIKVDYSGFMTINPQRFGQKYVGKVANPQDILIFSKASRKGRSEAKFDDSERLRPEELNQQNIEALIAENNLKMEILPVNDLGIALHNFVNKDDKMAFYSCVQYNLEETQNKIAKDSDTLKFEEKDLILKVGECLEERVKERSTCSRDSVLFTSTSQSLEDLRKKSTSGIGNAISFSDDEDTTQISGSKSTARGRKGSSRSSVGTSELDTGKTSTRGRGRGRGRGRASSISLKQTTLDAALGFRQSQRSASAAANAALRSVAEDGDNVDSPSSEEAERLGINEADDSSENDESILGKGSKRAAPRGRGKGSTQSSKRGRKSDNTAFHQMFMNKDDDDDDDDNVAKRLKKSQPRVTRNYGSLRR, from the exons ATGATCGGCCAGTACAGTTCCAAGTT ATTTGGTCATGTTAATTATGAGGATCCACACTTTAATGTTGGATTGCCAGTATTCAGTATTCATGGAAACCATGATGATCCTGCTGGAGTG GATAACCTTTCTGCTGTTGATATTCTTTCGGCATGCAATCTTTTAAATTACTTTGGTAAAATGGTTCTTGGGGGCACTGGTGTTGGTCAGATCACTCTCTGCCCTATTCTTATCAGGAAG GGTTCAACATCTGTTGCTCTTTATGGTCTTGGGAATATTAGAGATGAACGACTCAATAGAATGTTTCAG ACACCTCATGCTGTACAATGGATAAGACCTGAAGCTCGTGAGGGGTGTCAAGTATCGGATTGGTTTAACATTCTGGTGCTTCATCAGAACAG AGTAAAGACAAACCCTAAAAATGCCATAAATGAACACTTCTTGCCACGTTTCCTGGACTTCATTGTATGGGGGCATGAACATGAATGCCTTGTTGACCCTCAG GAAGTTCCTGGGATGGGATTTCACATTTCACAACCTGGTTCTTCAGTTGCTACATCACTAATTGATGGAGAATCAAAGCCAAAACATGTGCTTCTCTTGGAAATTAAG GGGAATCAGTATCGTCCAACCAAGATACCTTTGACATCAGTGAGGCCTTTCGAGTATACAGAG ATTGTATTAAAGGATGAACCTGATGTTGATCCCAATGATCAAAACTCAATTCTTGAACACCTGGACAAAGTG GTGAGAAATCTGAtagaaaaatcagataaaaaggCTGTTAACAGATCAGAGGTTAAACTTCCATTAGTCCGAATAAAG GTCGACTATTCTGGTTTTATGACTATTAATCCGCAAAGGTTTGGACAGAAGTATGTGGGAAAG GTTGCAAACCCTCAAGACATCCTTATATTTTCAAAGGCTTCAAGAAAGGGTCGATCTGAAG CTAAATTTGATGATTCTGAGCGGCTTCGCCCTGAAGAACTTAATCAGCAAAACATAGAGGCTTTAATTGCCGAAAATAATTTG AAAATGGAGATTCTTCCTGTCAATGATCTGGGTATCGCATTGCACAATTTTGTTAATAAGGATGATAAAATGGCTTTTTATTCTTGTGTGCAATACAATCTCGAGGAAACACAG aacaaaattgccaaggattCTGATACTTTGAAATTTGAAGAGAAAGATCTGATTCTTAAAGTTGGAGAATGCTTGGAG GAAAGGGTCAAGGAAAGGTCCACATGCTCCAGGGATAGCGTACTATTCACTTCCACTTCTCAGTCCTTAGAG gatttaagaaaaaaaagtactaGTGGAATTGGAAATGCAATTTCCTTCAGCGATGATGAAGATACAACACAGATATCTGGCTCAAAGTCTACTGCTAGAGGCAGGAAGGGGTCATCCAGGTCATCTGTTGGTACTTCAGAACTAGATACAGGTAAAACATCAACAAGAGGAAGAGGCAGGGGCAGGGGAAGGGGCAGGGCTTCCAGCATTAGCTTAAAGCAGACAACTCTGGATGCAGCTCTGGGGTTTCGCCAATCTCAGAG ATCTGCATCTGCTGCTGCAAATGCTGCACTTCGAAGTGTTGCAGAGGATGGGGATAATGTGGATTCTCCTTCAAGTGAAGAGGCAGAGAGACTTGGGATTAATGAGGCTGATGACAGTTCG GAAAATGATGAAAGTATCCTAGGGAAAGGAAGCAAAAGGGCTGCTCCTAGGGGCAGAGGTAAAGGTTCGACACAATCCTCTAAACGGGGGAGAAAATCAGATAACACTGCATTTCATCAAATGTTTATGAACAAAGATGacgatgacgatgatgatgacaaTGTGGCTAAGAGATTAAAAAAGTCTCAACCACGG GTTACAAGAAACTATGGCTCTCTGAGAAGGTAA